The Panicum hallii strain FIL2 chromosome 9, PHallii_v3.1, whole genome shotgun sequence genome has a window encoding:
- the LOC112877143 gene encoding E3 ubiquitin-protein ligase RNF5-like: MSANVGESTSAGSSGDAAGGSFECNICFELPQEPIVTLCGHLFCWPCLYRWLHVHAHSPECPVCKALVEEDKLVPLYGRGKDRVDPRSKNMPESDIPHRPTGQRPATAPQADANNNFPNANANPWFMGTGVPLANARWGNYAFSAAFGGLFPMLSFQVHGFPDAAAYAQPAGFHYGYGHGHGFHGGHMGHAHGIHRQAPLGQQQQADIYLKALLLMVGVLVIASLLAF; this comes from the coding sequence ATGTCAGCCAATGTTGGTGAATCGACAAGTGCTGGCAGCAGCGGCGATGCAGCTGGGGGGAGTTTTGAGTGCAATATATGCTTTGAACTGCCCCAAGAGCCAATAGTGACACTTTGTGGCCATCTCTTCTGCTGGCCATGCCTTTACCGATGGTTGCACGTCCACGCACACTCGCCAGAGTGCCCGGTGTGCAAGGCCCTTGTCGAGGAAGACAAGCTTGTCCCCCTTTATGGACGTGGCAAGGACCGTGTTGACCCAAGATCAAAGAACATGCCTGAATCTGACATTCCTCACCGCCCGACTGGCCAGAGGCCTGCCACAGCTCCACAGGCTGATGCTAACAACAACTTCCCCAATGCCAATGCAAACCCATGGTTCATGGGCACAGGAGTCCCATTGGCGAATGCACGGTGGGGGAATTATGCATTCTCAGCTGCTTTCGGAGGCCTGTTCCCTATGCTTAGCTTCCAAGTCCATGGATTCCCAGATGCCGCTGCTTATGCGCAGCCAGCTGGGTTCCACTATGGGTACGGCCATGGGCATGGATTCCACGGTGGGCATATGGGACACGCCCACGGCATCCACCGGCAAGCACCTTTGGGGCAACAGCAGCAGGCAGATATCTACCTGAAGGCCCTGCTTCTCATGGTTGGAGTTCTAGTGATTGCAAGCCTCCTTGCATTTTAA